One Aegilops tauschii subsp. strangulata cultivar AL8/78 chromosome 7, Aet v6.0, whole genome shotgun sequence genomic window carries:
- the LOC109776350 gene encoding GDSL esterase/lipase At1g28600-like, with amino-acid sequence MGSTISMALLFVFAVLLLNAHLGSCGCFKRIFAFGDSIIDTGNFRSGSIWGPPYGGTYFHHPTGRCSDGRLIVDFYAQALGLPLLPPSGPEEKTGKFPTGANFAVLGSIALSPDYYSKRYNFSMPHWCLDWELGSFKTVLARIAPGKAGTKRLLSESLIVFGEIGGNDYNFWFYDRQRSRDTPYKYMPDIIARIGSGVQEVINLGAKTILVPGNFPIGCVPVYLSGHKTNNSADYDQFGCLKWYNVFSQKHNQLLRQEVGRLRSRNPGVKVIYADYYGAAMEFFRNPKRHGIDDPLVACCGGNGPYGTGRGCDQNAKVCRDPSRFANWDQVHMTEKAYSVIANGVLNGPYADIPLLHAC; translated from the exons ATGGGGAGCACCATTTCCATGGCTCTCCTCTTCGTCTTTGCAGTCCTGTTGCTCAACGCCCATCTCGGGTCGTGCGGCTGCTTCAAGCGCATCTTCGCATTCGGCGACTCCATCATCGACACGGGCAACTTCCGCTCAGGTTCGATCTGGGGGCCCCCTTATGGAGGGACCTACTTCCACCATCCCACAGGCCGCTGCTCCGACGGGCGTCTCATTGTGGACTTCTACG CGCAAGCGTTGGGCCTGCCACTGCTGCCGCCGAGCGGGCCCGAGGAGAAGACGGGGAAGTTCCCGACCGGTGCCAACTTCGCCGTGTTAGGCTCTATTGCCCTGAGCCCGGACTACTACAGTAAAAGGTATAACTTTAGTATGCCGCACTGGTGCCTCGACTGGGAGCTCGGTTCCTTCAAGACAGTGCTCGCACGGATAGCTCCTGGAAAAG CTGGCACCAAACGTCTCCTCAGCGAGTCCCTCATCGTCTTTGGCGAGATCGGTGGCAACGACTATAACTTCTGGTTCTACGATCGCCAGCGCAGCCGTGACACGCCCTATAAGTATATGCCCGACATCATCGCCCGCATAGGCTCCGGCGTCCAGGAGGTGATCAATCTCGGTGCCAAGACGATCCTTGTTCCTGGAAACTTCCCCATCGGGTGTGTCCCGGTTTACCTGAGTGGGCACAAGACTAACAATTCTGCGGACTATGACCAATTCGGCTGCCTCAAGTGGTACAACGTGTTCTCCCAGAAGCACAACCAACTGTTGAGGCAGGAGGTCGGCCGGCTCAGGTCTCGCAACCCTGGCGTGAAGGTCATCTACGCCGACTACTATGGCGCCGCCATGGAGTTTTTCAGGAACCCCAAGAGGCATGGCATCGACGACCCCCTGGTGGCGTGTTGTGGCGGCAACGGCCCCTACGGCACCGGCCGTGGGTGCGACCAGAACGCGAAGGTTTGCCGTGACCCGTCCAGGTTCGCCAACTGGGACCAGGTTCACATGACAGAGAAGGCCTACAGTGTCATCGCTAATGGGGTGCTCAACGGCCCGTATGCGGACATTCCGTTGCTCCATGCTTGCTAG